In Plantibacter sp. PA-3-X8, one DNA window encodes the following:
- the ndk gene encoding nucleoside-diphosphate kinase, whose translation MAVEETLVLVKPDGVARNLTGEILRRIEAKGYSLVDLRMVEPDRELLAAHYAEHEGKPFYEPLVEFMLSGPVVAIRVAGNRVIEGFRSLAGTTDPTTAAPGTIRGDFGRDWGLKVQQNLVHGSDSAESASRELALWFA comes from the coding sequence ACCCTGGTACTCGTGAAGCCTGACGGCGTCGCACGCAACCTGACCGGCGAGATCCTCCGTCGGATCGAGGCGAAGGGCTATTCGCTCGTGGACCTGCGCATGGTCGAGCCGGACCGCGAGCTGCTGGCCGCCCACTACGCCGAGCACGAGGGCAAGCCGTTCTACGAACCCCTCGTCGAGTTCATGCTGAGCGGTCCCGTCGTCGCGATCCGCGTCGCCGGCAACCGCGTCATCGAAGGCTTCCGCTCGCTCGCCGGCACGACCGACCCGACCACCGCCGCGCCCGGGACCATCCGCGGCGACTTCGGCCGCGACTGGGGACTCAAGGTCCAGCAGAACCTCGTCCACGGTTCGGACAGCGCCGAGTCCGCCTCCCGCGAGCTCGCGCTCTGGTTCGCCTGA
- a CDS encoding vitamin K epoxide reductase family protein translates to MSTPVIDARPRGLAIFLIVAGVIGWIAAFALTLDKFQLLQDPNAQLGCNLSILVQCGVNLNSWQGAILGFPNPIIGLAAWIAPIAVGVAVLAGAQFARWFWIAFNIGFLGALGFVIWLISQSIFVLGTLCPWCMVTWSVTIPSFIAVTAFTLRNGIIPASPAVRRVAGVVSSWIVVVTLGCYLVVAVIAQLRLDVLSYL, encoded by the coding sequence GTGTCAACTCCGGTCATCGACGCGCGCCCCAGGGGCCTCGCCATCTTCCTCATCGTCGCAGGTGTCATCGGGTGGATCGCGGCGTTCGCGCTCACCCTCGACAAGTTCCAGCTCCTGCAGGATCCGAACGCCCAGCTCGGCTGCAATCTGAGCATCCTCGTGCAGTGCGGGGTCAACCTGAACTCCTGGCAGGGTGCCATCCTCGGATTCCCGAACCCGATCATCGGCCTCGCCGCCTGGATCGCCCCGATCGCCGTCGGCGTCGCGGTCCTCGCCGGAGCGCAGTTCGCGCGGTGGTTCTGGATCGCCTTCAACATCGGGTTCCTCGGCGCCCTGGGATTTGTCATCTGGCTGATCTCGCAGAGCATCTTCGTCCTCGGCACGCTGTGCCCGTGGTGCATGGTCACCTGGTCGGTGACGATCCCCTCGTTCATCGCGGTGACCGCGTTCACCCTGCGGAACGGCATCATCCCGGCGTCCCCCGCCGTCCGCCGCGTCGCCGGGGTCGTGTCCTCCTGGATCGTGGTGGTGACGCTCGGGTGCTACCTCGTGGTGGCGGTCATCGCCCAGCTCCGCCTCGACGTCCTGTCCTACCTGTAG
- a CDS encoding Rne/Rng family ribonuclease codes for MKEHTEDPATPGTEHEPTDQHLTTPETADESTSTETDAQAAGPDEQSAPAAPVRPPTTMLLFQAPDLPPIVHRDDEPLEAELSSSRRRTRRRAGEDGPEQGERGGESRPDTRNVVKVRTPREPELITEPQKVRGSTRLEAKKQRRRDGRDAGRRRPVVTEAEFLARRESVDRVMVVRSKNGKTQIGVLEDGVLVEHYVARSQEASLIGNVYLGRVQNVLPSMEAAFVDIGRGRNAVLYSGEVDWDSVETGNQPRRIELALKGGDKVLVQVTKDPVGHKGARLTSQVSLPGRYLVYVPNGSMNGISRKLPDTERARLKKILKEVLPENVGVIVRTAAEGATEEQLTLDVTRLKSQWSEISRQIETVQSPALLHSEPDLLIKIIRDVFNEDFHKLVIQGSDALQDIQSYLRGVAPDLLERVEPYDGTGDSFVDYRIAEQIEKALDRKVWLPSGGSLVIDRTEAMTVVDVNTGKFVGSGGNLEETVTKNNLEAAEEVVRQLRLRDIGGIIVVDFIDMVLESNRDLVLRRLVECLSRDRTKHQVAEVTSLGLVQMTRKKLGLGLLETFSEPCEVCAGRGVVVHHDPVVKHRQTPQPEQQRRRGKGGSQGGQPSSNGQSAQQKPAGQTHGITDDAKNALALIAARTLHHEELAAAEAVADAVVAEAQHTQSQHSEAQGSEEPVADESTTSPEDQSGSHDGRRSRREKREPRRRGGDGSRRGASEERPTEAPSESAAPALALLDLPIAPVADKPRRAAVADPEHLLESVLDALPEPKQPGQGRGRSRRVSTASLAGGQAVGSDRAQRQAE; via the coding sequence GTGAAAGAGCACACCGAGGATCCGGCCACGCCGGGGACCGAGCACGAACCGACCGACCAGCACCTCACGACGCCCGAGACGGCGGACGAGTCGACCAGCACCGAGACGGACGCCCAGGCGGCCGGGCCCGACGAGCAGTCTGCACCTGCCGCACCGGTGCGTCCACCGACCACCATGCTGCTGTTCCAGGCGCCGGACCTGCCGCCGATCGTCCACCGCGACGACGAACCGCTCGAGGCGGAGCTCAGCTCGTCGAGGCGTCGCACGCGTCGTCGTGCCGGCGAGGACGGACCGGAGCAGGGCGAGCGGGGTGGCGAATCACGCCCCGACACCCGCAACGTGGTCAAGGTCCGCACGCCGCGCGAGCCGGAACTCATCACCGAACCGCAGAAGGTGCGCGGCTCGACGAGGCTCGAGGCCAAGAAGCAGCGTCGCCGTGACGGACGCGACGCCGGTCGTCGTCGTCCGGTCGTCACCGAGGCCGAGTTCCTCGCCCGCCGCGAATCGGTCGACCGTGTCATGGTCGTCCGCTCCAAGAACGGCAAGACGCAGATCGGCGTGCTGGAGGACGGCGTGCTCGTGGAGCACTACGTCGCCAGGAGCCAGGAGGCGTCGCTCATCGGCAACGTCTACCTCGGCCGTGTGCAGAACGTCCTGCCCAGCATGGAGGCGGCGTTCGTCGACATCGGTCGCGGACGCAACGCGGTGCTCTACTCCGGCGAGGTCGACTGGGACTCCGTGGAGACGGGCAACCAGCCTCGCCGGATCGAGCTCGCGCTCAAGGGCGGCGACAAGGTCCTCGTCCAGGTCACGAAGGACCCGGTCGGACACAAGGGCGCGCGCCTGACGAGTCAGGTCTCGCTCCCCGGTCGGTACCTCGTCTACGTGCCGAACGGCTCGATGAACGGCATCTCGCGCAAGCTGCCCGACACGGAGCGCGCCCGCCTGAAGAAGATCCTCAAGGAGGTGCTCCCGGAGAACGTCGGCGTCATCGTCCGCACGGCCGCCGAGGGCGCGACCGAGGAGCAGCTCACGCTCGACGTCACGCGGCTGAAGTCGCAGTGGTCGGAGATCTCCCGTCAGATCGAGACGGTCCAGTCGCCGGCACTGCTGCACAGTGAGCCCGACCTGCTCATCAAGATCATCCGCGACGTCTTCAACGAGGACTTCCACAAGCTCGTCATCCAGGGCTCGGACGCGCTGCAGGACATCCAGAGCTACCTGCGCGGTGTCGCCCCCGACCTGCTCGAGCGCGTCGAGCCGTATGACGGCACGGGCGACTCCTTCGTCGACTACCGCATCGCCGAGCAGATCGAGAAGGCGCTCGACCGCAAGGTCTGGCTGCCGTCCGGCGGATCCCTCGTGATCGACCGCACCGAGGCCATGACGGTCGTCGACGTCAACACGGGGAAGTTCGTCGGTTCCGGCGGCAACCTCGAGGAGACGGTCACCAAGAACAACCTCGAGGCCGCTGAGGAGGTCGTGCGTCAGCTGCGGCTGCGCGACATCGGCGGGATCATCGTCGTCGACTTCATCGACATGGTGCTCGAGTCGAACCGCGACCTCGTGCTGCGCCGCCTCGTGGAGTGCCTCAGCCGCGACCGCACGAAGCACCAGGTCGCCGAGGTCACCTCGCTCGGTCTCGTGCAGATGACGCGTAAGAAGCTCGGCCTCGGCCTGCTCGAGACGTTCAGCGAGCCCTGCGAAGTCTGCGCCGGACGCGGCGTGGTCGTGCACCACGACCCCGTCGTGAAGCACCGCCAGACGCCGCAGCCGGAGCAGCAGCGTCGGCGCGGCAAGGGCGGGTCCCAGGGCGGCCAGCCGTCCTCGAACGGCCAGAGCGCCCAGCAGAAGCCGGCCGGACAGACGCACGGGATCACCGACGACGCGAAGAACGCACTCGCCCTGATCGCGGCGCGCACGCTGCACCACGAGGAGCTCGCCGCCGCCGAGGCCGTGGCCGACGCCGTCGTGGCCGAGGCGCAGCACACGCAGTCGCAGCACTCGGAGGCGCAGGGTTCCGAGGAGCCGGTCGCGGACGAGTCCACGACGTCACCGGAGGATCAGTCCGGGTCGCACGACGGTCGTCGGAGCCGGCGCGAGAAGCGCGAACCGCGCCGTCGCGGCGGTGACGGGTCCCGCCGGGGTGCTTCGGAGGAACGCCCCACCGAGGCGCCGAGCGAATCCGCCGCCCCGGCGCTGGCCTTGCTCGACCTGCCGATCGCACCGGTCGCCGACAAGCCACGTCGCGCAGCCGTCGCGGACCCCGAGCACCTGCTCGAGTCCGTCCTCGACGCGCTCCCCGAGCCGAAGCAGCCGGGTCAGGGTCGCGGCCGCAGCCGCCGGGTGTCGACAGCTTCACTCGCGGGCGGACAGGCCGTCGGTTCGGACCGCGCGCAGCGTCAGGCCGAATAG
- a CDS encoding DUF4031 domain-containing protein encodes MTVLIDPPLWPAHGTLWSHVVSDSSLEELHAFAGRTGLPPRSFDLDHYDVPAERHASLVAAGAVAVTGGELVRRLIASGLRITARERRASRGDAPS; translated from the coding sequence ATGACGGTGCTCATCGATCCCCCGCTGTGGCCGGCGCACGGCACGCTCTGGTCCCACGTGGTGAGCGACAGCTCCCTGGAGGAGTTGCACGCCTTCGCCGGACGCACCGGGCTTCCGCCGCGATCGTTCGACCTCGACCATTACGACGTCCCCGCCGAGCGCCATGCGTCGCTCGTGGCGGCCGGCGCCGTCGCGGTGACCGGCGGCGAACTCGTCCGTCGACTCATCGCCAGCGGCTTGCGCATCACCGCACGCGAACGGCGCGCCTCCCGAGGAGACGCGCCGTCCTGA
- the rplU gene encoding 50S ribosomal protein L21 encodes MVYAVVRAGGRQEKVEIGTIVTMDRVKADKDGNIELPAVLHVDGEKIISDAKSLAKITVTAEVLENLRGPKIIIQKFKNKTGYKKRQGHRQELTRVKITGIK; translated from the coding sequence GTGGTTTACGCAGTTGTGCGCGCCGGAGGACGGCAGGAGAAGGTCGAGATCGGAACCATCGTCACGATGGACCGGGTCAAGGCCGACAAGGATGGCAACATCGAGCTTCCCGCGGTGCTCCACGTCGACGGTGAGAAGATCATCTCCGACGCGAAGTCGCTCGCGAAGATCACGGTGACGGCCGAGGTGCTCGAGAACCTCCGCGGTCCGAAGATCATCATCCAGAAGTTCAAGAACAAGACCGGTTACAAGAAGCGTCAGGGGCACCGTCAGGAGCTCACGCGCGTCAAGATCACCGGCATCAAGTAA
- the rpmA gene encoding 50S ribosomal protein L27, which yields MAHKKGASSTRNGRDSNAQRLGVKRFGGQVVLAGEILVRQRGTHFHPGANVGRGGDDTLFALEAGSVQFGNKGGRKVVNIVAAAE from the coding sequence ATGGCACACAAGAAGGGTGCGAGTTCCACTCGCAACGGTCGTGACTCCAACGCACAGCGTCTCGGTGTGAAGCGCTTCGGCGGCCAGGTCGTCCTCGCGGGCGAGATCCTCGTCCGTCAGCGCGGCACGCACTTCCACCCCGGCGCCAACGTCGGTCGTGGCGGCGACGACACGCTGTTCGCCCTCGAGGCCGGCTCCGTGCAGTTCGGCAACAAGGGCGGCCGCAAGGTCGTCAACATCGTCGCTGCTGCAGAGTAG
- the obgE gene encoding GTPase ObgE has product MVTFVDRVTLHLRAGGGGNGCVSVKREKFKPLAGPDGGNGGHGGDIVLVSDPQITTLLGYHRSPHRSSDTGGFGMGDHRNGFQGETLILPVPVGTVVKDVDGVELVDFVEPGMEFVVAPGGQGGLGNAALSSTKRKAPGFALLGTPGWEGDVLLELKTVADVALVGYPSAGKSSLIAAMSAAKPKIADYPFTTLHPNLGVVEAGEVRYTMADVPGLIEGASEGKGLGLEFLRHVERCSALLHVLDCATLEPGRDPISDLDIILAELAAYPVPEGQTPLVERPQLIALNKIDVPEARELAEFLRPDLEARGYKVFEISTVSREGLRQLSFALSELVEESRARAALEAAKPRIVLRPKPVDDSKFTVTVEGGTYGNLYRILGAKPERWVQQTDFNNEEAVGFLADRLAKLGVEEALFKAGAVAGATVMIGAGGGVVFDWEPTLTSTAELLTQPRGTDPRLDASHRPTRNQRRDEYFERMDAKAEARAELLRERAAGLWNDDEGFEVGSVPADAQQDEGVTTEGDDR; this is encoded by the coding sequence ATGGTCACATTCGTCGACCGGGTCACACTGCACCTGCGAGCGGGCGGCGGCGGCAACGGCTGCGTCTCCGTGAAGCGCGAGAAGTTCAAGCCGCTGGCCGGCCCCGATGGCGGCAACGGCGGACACGGTGGTGACATCGTGCTCGTGTCCGATCCTCAGATCACGACGCTGCTCGGCTACCACCGGTCACCGCACCGGAGCTCCGACACCGGTGGCTTCGGCATGGGCGACCACCGCAACGGGTTCCAGGGCGAGACGCTCATCCTGCCGGTCCCGGTCGGGACGGTCGTCAAGGACGTCGACGGCGTCGAACTCGTCGACTTCGTCGAGCCCGGCATGGAGTTCGTCGTCGCCCCCGGCGGCCAGGGCGGCCTCGGGAACGCGGCACTCTCCTCGACCAAGCGCAAGGCCCCCGGGTTCGCGCTGCTCGGCACACCCGGCTGGGAAGGCGACGTCCTCCTCGAGCTGAAGACCGTCGCCGACGTCGCGCTCGTCGGGTACCCCTCCGCAGGCAAGTCCAGCCTCATCGCGGCGATGTCCGCGGCGAAGCCCAAGATCGCGGACTATCCGTTCACCACGCTCCACCCGAACCTCGGCGTCGTCGAGGCCGGCGAGGTCCGCTACACCATGGCGGACGTCCCCGGACTCATCGAGGGTGCCAGTGAGGGCAAGGGCCTCGGTCTTGAGTTCCTGCGTCACGTCGAGCGCTGCTCTGCGCTCCTGCACGTGCTCGACTGCGCGACGCTCGAACCGGGACGCGACCCGATCAGCGACCTCGACATCATCCTGGCCGAGCTCGCCGCCTACCCGGTGCCCGAGGGACAGACGCCGCTGGTCGAGCGCCCGCAGCTCATCGCCCTCAACAAGATCGACGTCCCGGAGGCGAGGGAGCTCGCCGAGTTCCTGCGTCCCGACCTCGAGGCGCGCGGCTACAAGGTCTTCGAGATCTCGACGGTCTCGCGCGAAGGCCTTCGACAGCTCTCGTTCGCGTTGAGCGAGCTTGTCGAGGAGAGCCGCGCCCGCGCAGCCCTCGAGGCCGCCAAGCCCCGGATCGTGCTGCGCCCGAAGCCCGTCGACGACTCCAAGTTCACCGTCACGGTCGAGGGTGGCACCTACGGCAACCTCTACCGCATCCTCGGCGCGAAGCCGGAACGATGGGTGCAGCAGACGGACTTCAACAACGAGGAGGCCGTCGGGTTCCTCGCGGACCGCCTGGCGAAGCTCGGCGTCGAAGAGGCGCTCTTCAAGGCCGGTGCCGTCGCCGGCGCGACCGTGATGATCGGTGCGGGTGGCGGTGTGGTCTTCGACTGGGAGCCCACACTCACGAGCACCGCGGAACTGCTGACGCAGCCGCGTGGAACGGACCCGCGTCTCGACGCGAGCCACCGCCCGACGCGCAACCAGCGTCGCGACGAGTACTTCGAGCGCATGGACGCCAAGGCCGAGGCCCGTGCCGAGCTGCTCCGCGAACGTGCGGCCGGCCTCTGGAACGACGACGAGGGCTTCGAGGTCGGCTCCGTGCCGGCCGACGCACAGCAGGACGAGGGTGTCACGACGGAGGGCGACGACCGGTGA
- the proB gene encoding glutamate 5-kinase produces the protein MTIHQRSGIPTARRIVVKVGSSSISGDNAGQITALVEALAEAHARGTEVILVSSGAIATGMPYLRLDARPSDLATQQAAAAVGQNVLIYRYQDSLDRFGIVAGQVLLTAGDLENPSHRSNAQRAMERLLGLRILPIVNENDTVATHEIRFGDNDRLAALVSVLVAADVLVLLSDVDALYTRPPHEAGAERIEEVPFGDTLSGVTFGDIGSAGVGTGGAGTKVSAARLAAEAGTSVLVTSTTNVASALRGEHLGTWFQPA, from the coding sequence GTGACCATCCACCAGCGCAGTGGCATCCCCACGGCGCGACGCATCGTCGTGAAGGTCGGGTCCTCCTCGATCAGTGGCGACAACGCGGGGCAGATCACGGCGTTGGTCGAGGCTCTGGCCGAGGCGCACGCCCGAGGCACCGAGGTCATCCTCGTGTCCTCGGGCGCCATCGCGACCGGGATGCCCTACCTCCGCCTCGACGCCCGTCCGAGCGACCTGGCGACGCAGCAGGCGGCTGCAGCCGTCGGGCAGAACGTGCTGATCTACCGGTACCAGGACAGCCTCGACCGGTTCGGTATCGTCGCGGGCCAGGTGCTACTCACCGCGGGCGACCTCGAGAACCCCAGTCACCGCAGTAACGCCCAGCGGGCGATGGAACGCCTCCTCGGGTTGCGCATCCTGCCGATCGTGAACGAGAACGACACCGTCGCGACGCATGAGATCCGGTTCGGCGACAACGACCGCCTTGCCGCCCTCGTGTCGGTCCTCGTCGCGGCCGACGTCCTCGTCCTCCTGAGTGACGTCGACGCGCTGTACACCCGCCCTCCGCACGAAGCGGGTGCCGAGCGGATCGAGGAGGTCCCGTTCGGAGATACCCTCTCTGGCGTCACGTTCGGCGACATCGGCTCCGCGGGCGTCGGCACCGGGGGAGCGGGCACGAAGGTGTCGGCCGCCCGGTTGGCCGCCGAGGCGGGAACCTCCGTCCTCGTGACGTCGACGACGAACGTCGCGTCCGCCCTCCGCGGTGAGCATCTCGGCACCTGGTTCCAACCGGCGTGA
- a CDS encoding glutamate-5-semialdehyde dehydrogenase, with protein MSSPTTTVLPLADRLTAAKRASRVLAQATTTQKNRALEAIAVAIVEGADAVIAANERDLVAGREQGISVGLQDRLRLDRGRIDGLAVAVRDVIAIVDPVGQVVRGSNTPDGVKLEQVRVPFGVVGAIYEARPNVTVDIAALAIKSGNAVVLRGGSAAEHSNAVLVGLLRSALESVGLPGDAVQTIDEFGRDGAKQLMNARGLIDVLIPRGSASLIETVVRESTVPVIETGAGVVHVFLDESAELDWAVDIVRNAKVQRPSVCNALETILVHRGAAARLLPAVLGDLREHGVLIHADARASEFFADVVPAVEEDWSTEHMSLELSVRVVDDLDAALEHIDRYSTGHTDAIITNDVVNADRFLAEVDSAVVMVNASTRFTDGAEFGFGAEVGISTQKLHARGPMGLPELTSTKWLVRGSGHTRR; from the coding sequence ATGTCGTCGCCAACCACCACCGTGCTGCCGCTCGCGGATCGTCTCACCGCTGCGAAGCGTGCCTCCCGGGTCCTCGCCCAGGCGACCACCACGCAGAAGAACCGGGCCCTCGAGGCCATCGCCGTCGCGATCGTCGAGGGCGCGGATGCGGTCATCGCCGCCAACGAGCGCGACCTCGTCGCGGGACGTGAGCAGGGCATCAGTGTCGGCCTGCAAGACCGTCTCCGCCTCGACCGGGGCCGCATCGACGGGCTCGCGGTGGCGGTCCGCGACGTCATCGCGATCGTCGATCCGGTCGGCCAGGTGGTCCGCGGGAGCAATACTCCGGACGGGGTGAAGCTCGAACAGGTACGCGTCCCGTTCGGCGTGGTCGGCGCGATCTACGAGGCGCGCCCGAACGTGACGGTCGACATCGCCGCCCTCGCGATCAAGAGCGGCAACGCCGTGGTGCTCCGCGGCGGGTCAGCGGCGGAACACTCGAACGCGGTCCTCGTGGGGCTGCTGCGATCGGCACTCGAGTCCGTCGGCCTTCCCGGGGACGCGGTACAGACCATCGACGAGTTCGGTCGCGACGGTGCGAAGCAGCTCATGAACGCCAGAGGCCTGATCGACGTCCTCATCCCGAGGGGGAGCGCGTCACTCATCGAGACGGTCGTCCGGGAGTCGACGGTCCCCGTGATCGAGACCGGCGCAGGCGTCGTCCACGTGTTCCTCGACGAGAGTGCCGAACTCGACTGGGCCGTCGACATCGTGCGCAACGCCAAGGTGCAGCGCCCATCGGTCTGCAACGCGCTCGAGACGATCCTCGTCCACCGCGGTGCGGCCGCGCGCCTGCTGCCCGCCGTGCTCGGCGACCTGCGCGAGCACGGGGTGCTCATCCACGCCGACGCACGTGCCAGCGAGTTCTTCGCCGACGTCGTGCCCGCCGTGGAGGAGGACTGGTCCACCGAACACATGTCGCTCGAGCTCTCGGTGCGCGTGGTCGACGACCTCGACGCCGCGCTCGAGCACATCGACCGATACTCCACCGGACACACCGACGCGATCATCACGAACGACGTGGTGAACGCCGACCGGTTCCTCGCCGAGGTCGATTCGGCCGTCGTCATGGTCAACGCCTCGACCCGCTTCACCGACGGCGCCGAGTTCGGATTCGGCGCCGAGGTCGGCATCTCGACGCAGAAGCTCCATGCCCGGGGACCGATGGGACTGCCGGAACTCACGAGTACGAAGTGGCTCGTGCGTGGTTCGGGCCACACCCGTCGGTAG
- the nadD gene encoding nicotinate-nucleotide adenylyltransferase, with product MPTRASRPPLTASTATKLSGVSAPVTETTTRRPRIGVMGGTFDPIHHGHLVAASEVAQHFDLDEVVFVPTGMPYRKSGVSDSEHRYLMTVIATAANPRFTVSRVDIDRAGPTYTIDTLRDLRRKRPDAELFFITGADAIAQILSWKDVREVWDLAHFVAVSRPGHDLNVSGLPQHDVSLLEVPALAISSTDCRSRVSKGFPVWYLVPDGVVQYITKHHLYRSEAT from the coding sequence ATGCCGACAAGGGCGAGTCGGCCGCCGCTCACGGCGAGCACGGCCACTAAGCTGTCCGGCGTGAGCGCGCCCGTCACCGAGACGACCACCCGTCGTCCTCGGATCGGGGTCATGGGCGGGACGTTCGACCCGATCCACCACGGGCACCTCGTCGCCGCCTCGGAAGTCGCGCAGCACTTCGATCTCGATGAGGTCGTCTTCGTCCCGACCGGCATGCCGTACCGGAAGTCGGGCGTGAGCGACAGCGAGCACCGCTACCTCATGACCGTGATCGCCACCGCAGCGAACCCCCGCTTCACCGTCAGCCGGGTCGACATCGACCGAGCCGGACCGACGTACACGATCGACACGCTGCGCGATCTGCGCCGCAAACGTCCCGATGCCGAGCTGTTCTTCATCACGGGTGCCGACGCGATCGCCCAGATCCTCAGTTGGAAAGACGTCAGAGAGGTCTGGGACCTCGCTCACTTCGTCGCTGTGAGTAGACCGGGACACGATTTGAACGTTTCCGGATTACCACAGCACGACGTAAGCTTGTTGGAAGTTCCGGCCCTAGCGATATCGTCGACGGATTGCCGGAGCCGGGTGAGCAAAGGCTTTCCGGTCTGGTATCTGGTTCCCGACGGTGTCGTGCAGTACATCACCAAGCACCACCTGTATCGGAGTGAAGCCACATGA
- the rsfS gene encoding ribosome silencing factor: protein MTLSDTTLDAVQLAATAAESKGGEDLVALDVSGPLPFVDAFLLVTGRSERNVVAIAGEVEDRLNASGVKTLRREGKSEGRWILLDFGEVVVHVFHEEERMYYSLERLWKDCPVIPLVSSAPQPAN, encoded by the coding sequence ATGACCCTGTCCGACACCACACTGGACGCCGTCCAGCTCGCAGCGACCGCAGCCGAGTCCAAAGGCGGCGAGGATCTCGTCGCGCTCGATGTCTCCGGTCCGTTGCCGTTCGTCGACGCCTTCCTCCTCGTCACCGGTCGGAGTGAGCGCAACGTCGTCGCCATCGCCGGCGAGGTCGAAGACCGCCTGAACGCGAGCGGCGTGAAGACGCTGCGACGCGAAGGCAAGTCCGAGGGGCGGTGGATCCTGCTCGACTTCGGCGAGGTCGTCGTCCACGTCTTCCACGAGGAGGAGCGGATGTACTACTCGCTGGAGCGTCTGTGGAAGGACTGCCCGGTGATTCCGCTGGTCTCGTCCGCACCGCAGCCCGCGAACTGA
- a CDS encoding aldo/keto reductase yields MTVPTITLNDGHTIPQLGFGVFLVDPQEAERIVSDALEVGYRHIDTAAIYKNEEGVGAAIAKSGIPRDELFITTKLWNDRHQKASAHTAIDESLDKLGLDHVDLYLTHWPTPAKDDYLEAWLALEEIKAAGKARSIGVSNHQVEHLEKLIAGSETVPAVNQIELHPAFAQRELRAFGAEHGIHIESWGPLGQGKYDLFGEQAVSAAAEAHGVTPAQVVIRWHLQNGLIVFPKSNSRERIAQNFDVFGFDLSADEIASVDALDSGKRVGSHPDEVN; encoded by the coding sequence ATGACAGTTCCCACCATCACCCTGAACGACGGCCACACCATCCCTCAGCTCGGCTTCGGCGTCTTCCTCGTCGACCCGCAGGAGGCTGAGCGCATCGTCTCGGACGCGCTCGAGGTCGGCTACCGCCACATCGACACCGCTGCCATCTACAAGAACGAGGAGGGCGTCGGCGCCGCCATCGCGAAGTCGGGCATCCCCCGCGACGAACTCTTCATCACCACGAAGCTCTGGAACGACCGCCACCAGAAGGCGTCCGCGCACACCGCCATCGACGAGAGCCTCGACAAGCTCGGGCTCGACCACGTCGACCTGTATCTGACCCACTGGCCGACCCCGGCCAAGGACGACTACCTCGAAGCGTGGCTCGCCCTCGAGGAGATCAAGGCGGCCGGCAAGGCGCGTTCGATCGGCGTGTCGAACCACCAGGTCGAGCACCTCGAGAAGCTGATCGCGGGTTCCGAGACGGTCCCTGCGGTCAACCAGATCGAACTCCACCCGGCGTTCGCCCAGCGCGAGCTGCGTGCCTTCGGTGCCGAGCACGGCATCCACATCGAGTCCTGGGGCCCGCTCGGTCAGGGCAAGTACGACCTCTTCGGCGAGCAGGCCGTCTCCGCTGCAGCCGAGGCGCACGGCGTCACTCCGGCGCAGGTCGTCATCCGGTGGCACCTGCAGAACGGGCTCATCGTCTTCCCGAAGTCGAACTCGCGCGAGCGCATCGCCCAGAACTTCGACGTCTTCGGCTTCGATCTCTCCGCCGACGAGATCGCGTCCGTCGACGCCCTCGACTCGGGCAAGCGCGTCGGCAGCCACCCCGACGAGGTGAACTGA